Proteins encoded in a region of the Perca fluviatilis chromosome 8, GENO_Pfluv_1.0, whole genome shotgun sequence genome:
- the LOC120564243 gene encoding E3 ubiquitin-protein ligase TRIM21-like has translation MSAASCLLTEDQFLCSICLDVFTDPVSTPCGHNFCKTCITKHWDINVPNQCPNCNKHFHTRPELQVNTFISEMAAQFRQSAQQKASRSSEQQVSKPGKIPCDVCTGTKLEALKSCLVCLVSYCETHLEPHLTTSGLKRHQLIDPVENLEGRMCMKHDKPLELFCKTDQTCICMLCTVLDHKTHDVVPLKESMKYEGKKAELRKTKAEIQQMIQKRRLKIQEIKHSLELSEEDADRETEDAVQVFTAVKESVERSQAELIETIKEKKRKTEKQAEGFITELEQEISEMKKRSTEVEQLSQSEDHLHLHQRFTSPTKDWKEVSVRLPSYKGTVRRAIDQLKETLSKLFSEAELKRVQQSAVDVTLDPDTAQPKLILSDEGKQVKHDDVWKHLPDNPERFDCCVNVLAKHSFSTGRCYYEVQVKGKTNWSLGVARESVNRKGKFTLSPQKRYWTITLRNQNEYYARAGPDVRLSLKSQPQKVGVFVDYEEGLVSFYDVDAAALIYSFTGCSFIEKLFPFFSPCLNDGGKNSAPLVISPVRH, from the coding sequence ATGTCTGCTGCCAGCTGTCTGCTGActgaagatcagtttctgtgctccatctgtctggatgtgttcacCGATCCAGTCAGCACACCATGTGGACACAACTTCTGTAAAACCTGCATCACTAAACACTGGGATATTAATGTCCCCAATCAATGTCCCAACTGTAATAAGCATTTCCACACAAGACCTGAGCTACAGGTCAATACTTTCATCTCTGAGATGGCTGCTCAGTTCAGACAGTCAGCTCAACAGAAAGCCAGCAGAAGCtcagagcaacaagtgtccaaacCAGGAAAAATTCCCTGTGACGTCTGCACTGGAACCAAACTGGAagccctgaagtcctgcctggtgtgtctggtctcctactgtgagactcacctggagcctcatctgaCAACATCAGGCctgaaaagacatcagctgatcgACCCTGTGGAGAACCTGGAAGGCAGGATGTGTATGAAGCACGATAAAcctctggagctgttctgtaagacCGACCAGACATGTATCTGCATGCTTTGCACTGTTTTAGACCACAAGACACACGATGTTGTTCCTCTGAAAGAAAGCATGAAATATGAAGGAAAGAAGGCCGAGCTGAGGAAGACAAAGGCTGAAATTCAGCAGATGATCCAAAAGAGACGACTAAAGATTCAGGAGATCAAACACTCATTGGAGctcagtgaggaagatgcagacagagagacagaagatgCTGTTCAGGTCTTCACCGCTGTGAAGGAGTCTGTTGAGAGAAGCCAGGCCGAGCTCATTGAGACGatcaaagagaagaagagaaagacagagaaacaggCTGAAGGCTTCATCACagagctggaacaggaaatctcAGAGATGAAGAAGAGaagcactgaggtggagcagctctcacagtctgaagaccacctccacctccaccagaGGTTCACGTCACCCACCAAGGACTGGAAAGAAGTCAGCGTCCGTCTACCTTCATATAAGGGGACTGTGAGGAGAGCTATAGATCAACTGAAGGAGACACTCAGTAAGCTGTTTTCTGAGGCCGAACTGAAGAGGGTCCAGCAGTCtgcagtggatgtgactcttgatcctgatacagcaCAGCCCAAACTCATTCTGTCTGATGAAGGAAAACAAGTTAAACATGATGATGTGTGGAAGCATCTCCCAGAcaatccagagaggtttgactgtTGTGTTAATGTCTTAGCAAAGCACAGTTTCTCTACAGGAAGATGTTACTACGAAGTTCAGGTTAAAGGGAAGACTAACTGGAGTTTAGGAGTGGCCAGAGAGTCGGTCAACAGGAAGGGAAAATTCACACTGAGCCCTCAGAAACGTTACTGGACAATAACTTTGAGGAATCAAAATGAGTACTACGCTCGTGCTGGTCCTGATgtccgtctgtctctgaagtctcagcctcagaaggtgggggtgtttgtggattatgaggagggtctggtctctTTTTATGATGTTgatgctgcagctcttatctactcctttactggctgctcATTTATTGAGAAACTCTTCCCATTCTTCAGTCCCTGCCTTAATGATGGTGGTAAAAACTCTGCCCCGTTGGTCATCTCTCCTGTTCGTCACtga
- the LOC120564247 gene encoding zinc finger and SCAN domain-containing protein 12-like, which translates to MSKVQMLRALVEQRLTAAAEEIFGLFERTIAEYEEELEFSLKENHRQQKLLDAVLNPHIRLHRADVQQLLVVKVEVPPEQQEWSSILAQEDPEPPHIKEEQEELWTSQEEEQFQGLEEADIKFPFTSVPVKSDEDDEEKVQSSQLHESQSEENREAERTEGDGEDCGGPEPARNSDPDSPLQPATHDKTSDSSESESETDDSADSEETREPQSVLNPLQNNEVAVSDVECNTGNTSVSSSECAGRFGRKKPLQNHSGVQTGGKTYCCSVCGKRYLRKKTLTTHMRLHSEEKCLTCSVCKASFCKSDDLVKHMRVHTGEKPFSCSVCSKRFALKETLKRHSIVHTGEKPFSCSVCSKSFSLRETLKRHSIVHTGEKPFSCSVCSKSFADRNTLKRHLVVHTGEKPFSCSVCDRRFSRLNLVKRHRCVGESSRKK; encoded by the exons ATGTCTAAAGTCCAAATGCTGAGAGCGTTGGTGGAGcagcgactaactgcggctgctgaagagatatttgggctgtttgaacgaacgatagcagagtacgaggaggaactAGAGTTCAGTTTAAAAGAGAATCACCGACAACAGAAACTACTGGACGCTGTTTTAAACCCTCACATCCGGTTACACAGAGCAG ATGTCCAGCAGCTGCTGGTGGTGAAAGtagaggttccccctgagcagcaggagtggagCTCCATTCTGGCCCAGGAGGACCCAGagcccccacacattaaagaggaacaggaggaactctgGACCAGTCAGGAGGAAGAGCAgtttcaagggctggaggaggctgatatcaagTTCCCGTTCACttctgtccctgtgaagagtgacgaagatgatgaagagaaagttcagtcctcacagcttcatgaAAGCCAAAGTGAGGAGAACAGAGAGGCCGAGAGAACAGAAggtgatggagaggactgtggaggaccagaaccagccaggaactcagaTCCAGATAGTCCTTTACAACCAGCTACTCATGACAAGACTTCAGACTcctctgaatctgaatctgagactgatgacagtgcagACTCGGAGGAGACTAGGGAACCTCAGTCAGTTTTAAACCCTCTGCAAAACAATGAAGTAGCTGTAAGTGATGTGGAATGTAATACTGGAAACACATCAGTTAGCTCCTCTGAATGTGCTGGACGCTTTGGCCGCAAGAAACCTCTGCAGAACCACTCTGGAGTCCAAACAGGAGGGAAAACATATTGTTGCTCAGTTTGTGGTAAAAGATACCTTCGGAAAAAAACCTTAACGACTCACATGAGACTTCATTCAGAAGAAAAATGTCTCACCTGTTCAGTTTGTAAAGCAAGTTTCTGTAAGTCTGACGATTTGGTTAAACACATGAGAGTCCACACGGGCGAAAAACCATTTAGTTGTTCAGTTTGTAGTAAAAGATTTGCACTAAAGGAAACTCTGAAACGACACTCAATTGTCCACACAGGGGAGAAACCATTTAGTTGTTCAGTTTGTAGTAAAAGTTTTTCACTAAGGGAAACTCTGAAACGACACTCAATTGTCCACACAGGGGAGAAACCATTTAGTTGTTCAGTTTGTAGTAAAAGTTTTGCAGACCGTAATACTCTAAAACGACACCTGGTTGTCCACACGGGGGAGAAACCATTTAGTTGTTCAGTTTGCGATAGAAGATTCTCTCGGCTCAATCTTGTCAAAAGACACAGGTGTGTTGGtgagagcagcagaaagaaatga
- the LOC120564240 gene encoding E3 ubiquitin-protein ligase TRIM21-like, with translation MSAASCLLTEDQFLCSICLDVFTDPVAIPCGHNFCKTCITDHWDINVRCQCPNCKEVFDPRPQLRVNIFISEMAAQFRQSAQQKANISSSSEQQVSKPGEVPCDVCTGTKLEALKSCLVCLVSYCETHLEHHLTASRLKRHQLIDPVENLEGRMCMKHDKLLELFCKNDQMCVCMLCTVLDHKTHDVVPLKEGYEGKKAELGKTEAEIQQMIQKRRLKIQEIKHSVELSEEDADREIEDGVQVFTALKESVERSQAELIDTIKEKKRKTEKQAERFITELEQEISELKKRSTEVEQLSQSEDHLHLLQSFTSLNAAPPTKDWTKVSVRPPSYEGTVVRAVNQVEETLSKQMKKLFESELKRVQQSAVDVTLDPNTANPYLILTDDGKQVHDSDVKKNLPDNPERFFPRVNVLAKQSFSSGRFYHEVQVKGKTDWALGVARESINRKGAITLSPQDGYWTVSLSNLNEYYAAAGPDVLLSLNSPPQKVGVFVDYEEGLVSFYDIDAAALIYSFTGCSFTEKLYPFFRPCDHKNGKNSAPLIISPVNHTE, from the coding sequence ATGTCTGCTGCCAGCTGTTTGCTGActgaagatcagtttctgtgctccatctgtctggatgtgttcactgatccAGTCGCCATACCATGTGGACACAACTTCTGTAAAACCTGCATCACTGATCACTGGGATATTAATGTCCGGTGTCAGTGTCCCAACTGTAAAGAGGTGTTTGATCCAAGACCTCAACTGCGGGTCAATATTTTCATCTCTGAGATGGCTGCTCAGTTCAGACAGTCAGCTCAACAGAAAGCCAAcatcagcagcagctcagagcaacaagtgtccaaaccaggagaagttccctgtgacgtctgcactggaaccaaactggaggccctgaagtcctgcctggtgtgtctggtcTCTTACTGTGAGACTCACCTGGAGCATCATTTGACAGCTTCACGActgaaaagacatcagctgatcgACCCTGTGGAAAACCTGGAAGGCAGGATGTGTATGAAGCACGACAAACTGctggagctgttctgtaagaACGACcagatgtgtgtctgtatgctcTGCACTGTTTTAGACCACAAGACACATGATGTTGTTCCTCTGAAAGAAGGATATGAAGGAAAGAAGGCCGAGCTGGGGAAGACGGAGGCTGAAATTCagcagatgatccagaagagacgaCTGAAGATTCAAGAGATCAAACACTCAGTGGAGCTCAGTGAGGAAGATGCTGACAGAGAGATAGAAGAtggtgttcaggtcttcacCGCTCTGAAGGAGTCCGTTGAGAGAAGCCAGGCCGAGCTCATCGACACGatcaaagagaagaagagaaagacagagaaacaggCTGAACGCTTCATCACagagctggaacaggaaatctcagagctgaagaagagaagcactgaggtggagcagctctcacagtctgaagaccacctccacctcctccagagTTTCACCTCCCTGAATGCTGCTCCACCCACCAAGGACTGGACAAAAGTCAGCGTCCGTCCACCTTCATATGAGGGTACTGTGGTGAGAGCTGTGAATCAAGTGGAGGAGACGCTCAGTAAACAGATGAAGAAGCTGTTTGAGTCCGAGCTGAAGAGGGTCCAGCAGTCtgcagtggatgtgactcttGATCCTAATACAGCAAATCCCTATCTCATCCTGACTGATGATGGGAAACAAGTACATGATAGTGATGTAAAGAAGAATCTCCCAGACAATCCTGAGAGATTTTTTCCACGTGTTAATGTCTTAGCAAAGCAGAGTTTTTCTTCAGGAAGATTTTACCACGAGGTTCAAGTTAAAGGGAAGACTGACTGGGCTTTAGGAGTGGCCAGAGAGTCGATCAACAGGAAGGGAGCAATCACACTCAGTCCTCAGGATGGTTATTGGACAGTATCTTTGAGTAATCTAAATGAGTACTATGCTGCTGCTGGCCCTGatgtccttctctctctgaatTCTCCGcctcagaaggtgggggtgtttgtggattatgaggagggtctggtgtctttttatgacattgatgctgcagctcttatctactcctttactggctgctccttcactgagaaactctacCCATTCTTCCGTCCTTGTGATCACAAAAATGGTAAAAACTCTGCCCCTCTGATTATCTCTCCTGTCAATCACACTGAGTAG
- the LOC120564242 gene encoding E3 ubiquitin-protein ligase TRIM21-like, which produces MSAASCLLTEDQFRCSICLDVFTDPVTIACGHNFCKTCITDHWDINVPYACPNCKKVSYTRPELQVNTFISEMAAQFRQSAQQKASRSSEQQVSKPGEVPCDVCTGTKLKALKSCLVCLVSYCETHLEPHLTMSGLKRHQLIDPVENLEGRMCTKHDKLLELFCKTDQMCVCMLCTVLDHKTHDFVPLKEEYEGKKAELGKTKAEIQQMIQKRQLKIQEIKHSVALSDKDADREIAGGVQVFTALKESVERSQAELIETIKEKKRKTEKQAEGFIKELEQEISELKKRSTEVEQLSQSEDHLHLLQSFTSLNTVPPTKDWTEVSVRPPSYEGTVVRAVAQLEETLSKQMKKHFRIDLKRVQQCAVDVTLDPDTAHPDLILSDDGKQVKHGDVRKALQDNQNRFDTYVNVLAKQSFSSGRCYYEVQVKGKTHWTLGVARESVNRKGVIIMNPQNGYWTISLTNQNECNARAGPDVRLSLKFTPQKVGLFVDYEEGLVSFYDVDAAALIYSFTGCSFTEKLYPFFSTGLNKGGKNSAPLIISPVNHME; this is translated from the coding sequence ATGTCTGCTGCCAGCTGTCTTCTGACTGAAGATCAGTTTCGgtgctccatctgtctggatgtgttcacCGATCCAGTCACCATAGCATGTGGACACAACTTCTGTAAAACCTGCATCACTGATCACTGGGACATTAATGTTCCCTATGCGTGTCCCAACTGTAAAAAGGTTTCCTACACAAGACCTGAGCTACAGGTCAATACTTTCATCTCTGAGATGGCTGCTCAGTTCAGACAGTCAGCTCAACAGAAAGCCAGCAGAAGCTCAGAGCAGCAAGTGtccaaaccaggagaagttccctgtgacgtctgcactggaaccaaactgaaggccctgaagtcctgcctggtgtgtctggtctcctactgtgagactcacctggagcctcatctgaCAATGTCAGGCctgaaaagacatcagctgatcgACCCTGTGGAGAACCTGGAAGGCAGGATGTGTACGAAGCACGATAAACTGCTGGAGCTGTTCTGTAAAACTGACcagatgtgtgtctgcatgctctgcACTGTTTTAGACCACAAGACACATGATTTTGTTCCTCTTAAAGAAGAATATGAAGGAAAGAAGGCCGAGCTGGGGAAGACAAAGGCTGAAATTCagcagatgatccagaagagacaACTGAAGATTCAGGAGATCAAACACTCAGTGGCGCTCAGTGATaaagatgcagacagagagattgcaggaggtgttcaggtcttcaccgctctgaaggagtctgttgaGAGAAGCCAGGCCGAGCTCATTGAGACGatcaaagagaagaagagaaagacagagaaacaggCTGAAGGCTTcatcaaagagctggaacaggaaatctcagagctgaagaagagaagcactgaggtggagcagctctcacagtctgaagaccacctccacctcctccagagCTTCACGTCCCTGAACACTGTTCCACCCACCAAGGACTGGACAGAAGTCAGCGTCCGTCCACCTTCATATGAGGGTACTGTGGTGAGAGCTGTGGCTCAGCTGGAAGAGACGCTCAGTAAACAGATGAAGAAGCACTTTCGTATTGATCTGAAGAGGGTCCAGCAGTGtgcagtggatgtgactcttgatcctgatacagcaCATCCTGATCTCATCCTGTCTGACGATGGAAAACAAGTTAAACATGGTGACGTGAGAAAGGCTCTCCAAGACAACCAAAACAGATTTGATACTTATGTTAATGTCTTAGCAAAGCAGAGTTTCTCTTCAGGAAGATGTTACTACGAGGTTCAGGTTAAAGGGAAGACTCACTGGACTTTAGGAGTGGCCAGAGAGTCGGTCAACAGGAAGGGAGTCATCATAATGAACCCTCAGAATGGTTATTGGACGATATCTTTGACGAATCAAAATGAGTGCAACGCTCGTGCTGGTCCTGATGTCCGTCTTTCTCTAAAGTTTACGCCTCAGAAGGTGGGGctgtttgtggattatgaggagggCCTGGTGTCTTTTTATGATGTTgatgctgcagctcttatctactcctttactggctgctccttcactgagaaactctacCCATTCTTCAGTACAGGTCTCAACAAAGGTGGTAAAAACTCCGCccctctgatcatctctcctgtcaATCACATGGAGTAG